From one Flavobacteriales bacterium genomic stretch:
- a CDS encoding glycosyltransferase, with translation MKLFVIVSRVPYPLDKGDKLRVYHQLKELSKRHNILLCCLDDNHTDQEHIDHLKSFCHEVKVFRLNKLKIYFNLFKALFSSKPYQVNYFYQANVHRKISQLIQSYQPDRIFCQLIRAAEYVKNEHHIVKTLDYMDAFSKGIDRRTPYSGILKPLFKEEAKRLLKYEHLIYDYFDQHSIISEKERQLIYHQKRDDITIVTNGIDTDFFQAMPHAKKFDLIFVGNMSYAPNVAAVQYIVNEILPLLSETITLKIAGANPAKEVKALANKNVVVSGWVDDIREAYASAKIFVAPLFIGTGLQNKLLEAMAMELPCITTSLVNNSLGAKDSFELEVAETAEDFAVKINSLLTSHDRRVELGEKARSFVKSTYSWEESTKKLEAVIEKKGI, from the coding sequence TTCGCGTGTTCCATACCCTTTAGATAAAGGGGATAAGTTGAGGGTTTATCATCAGTTAAAAGAACTTTCTAAACGTCATAATATCCTGTTGTGTTGTTTGGATGATAATCATACAGATCAAGAGCATATTGATCATTTAAAATCATTTTGTCACGAAGTCAAAGTATTTAGGCTCAACAAGCTGAAAATTTATTTTAATTTATTTAAAGCTTTATTTTCGAGTAAGCCCTATCAAGTCAACTACTTTTATCAAGCTAATGTACACCGGAAAATTAGTCAATTGATTCAGAGTTATCAACCTGATCGTATTTTTTGTCAATTGATACGAGCAGCTGAATATGTGAAAAATGAGCACCATATTGTTAAAACATTAGATTATATGGATGCTTTTTCTAAAGGTATAGATCGAAGGACTCCTTATTCAGGAATTTTAAAACCTTTGTTTAAAGAGGAAGCTAAACGTTTGTTGAAATATGAACACTTAATTTATGATTATTTTGATCAGCATTCGATTATCTCTGAAAAGGAAAGGCAGTTGATCTATCATCAAAAGCGTGATGATATTACGATTGTGACTAATGGAATAGATACCGATTTTTTTCAAGCGATGCCTCATGCTAAAAAGTTCGATTTGATTTTTGTTGGAAATATGAGTTATGCTCCTAATGTTGCAGCTGTTCAGTATATAGTAAATGAAATTTTGCCTCTTTTAAGTGAGACGATTACCTTAAAAATTGCTGGGGCAAATCCAGCTAAAGAAGTGAAAGCTTTAGCAAATAAAAATGTTGTTGTTTCTGGATGGGTAGATGACATTAGGGAGGCTTATGCTAGTGCAAAAATATTTGTCGCCCCCTTGTTTATAGGTACTGGACTTCAAAATAAATTATTAGAGGCCATGGCCATGGAGCTCCCTTGCATTACGACTTCTTTAGTTAACAATTCACTAGGAGCTAAAGATAGTTTCGAATTGGAAGTTGCTGAAACAGCAGAAGATTTTGCAGTAAAGATCAACAGTTTACTAACCAGTCATGATAGGAGAGTAGAACTAGGAGAAAAAGCACGTTCTTTTGTAAAATCAACTTATAGCTGGGAGGAATCTACAAAAAAACTAGAAGCTGTTATCGAAAAAAAAGGCATCTAA
- a CDS encoding CPBP family intramembrane metalloprotease has translation MKKQKTALGFILFGLGVIGILSILTMDIPLPPEAEAILSELFTPFQIKLLTLINPTILLSIAVLIGTVLYQKVNFSVPLIEQTLGIKKEKHQLLPFLKYGATGGIIAGVLLSIISWSFTPILPTEFIELGENLQPSIAARFLYGGITEEILMRFGLMTLITWIAYKIFGNSPITFWIGIIIAAIVFALGHFPIAYQAVGTPSAGLLTYILIGNTTGGIIFGWLYWKKGLESAIIAHIFAHVTMLVFELF, from the coding sequence ATGAAAAAACAAAAGACTGCTTTAGGCTTTATCCTATTTGGACTTGGGGTTATTGGTATTTTATCCATTCTTACAATGGATATTCCTCTACCACCTGAAGCCGAAGCTATTCTTAGTGAATTATTCACTCCTTTTCAAATCAAGTTACTGACATTGATCAATCCAACCATACTTTTAAGCATAGCTGTATTGATAGGTACTGTACTTTATCAAAAAGTAAATTTTAGTGTTCCACTAATAGAGCAAACTTTAGGTATAAAAAAAGAAAAACACCAACTTTTACCCTTTCTTAAATATGGTGCTACAGGAGGAATAATTGCAGGAGTATTGTTAAGTATAATTAGTTGGAGCTTCACCCCTATTTTACCTACTGAATTTATAGAACTAGGAGAAAATCTTCAACCTTCCATAGCCGCTCGCTTTTTATATGGCGGAATCACGGAAGAAATTTTAATGCGCTTTGGACTAATGACCTTAATCACCTGGATCGCATATAAAATTTTTGGCAATAGCCCCATTACATTTTGGATAGGAATCATCATTGCAGCTATAGTTTTTGCTTTAGGTCACTTTCCTATAGCCTATCAGGCAGTTGGCACTCCTTCAGCAGGCTTGTTAACTTATATTCTTATTGGTAATACTACAGGAGGAATAATTTTTGGCTGGTTATACTGGAAAAAAGGATTAGAAAGTGCGATTATAGCCCACATATTTGCACATGTCACGATGTTAGTTTTCGAACTCTTTTAA
- a CDS encoding prolyl oligopeptidase family serine peptidase: MKQFIYLFLSLSTLHIMAQENQTYQQPPKEILELVDVPRAPYVLLDEQKENMVLVYRNAYQSIEELSKEEMRLGGLRIDPQTNIGSRVNYFNNIKLKRINQNNDALIQVKGLPSSPKLTNFRWSPNQTKLALTNTTTDGVEVWVIDIKTATASKITEANINANLRSSINWFKDGKSLLIKAIASNKLPLINTKTAVPTGPIISINEGKKAQNRTYQDLLKNKNDEHNFEQLALSELYVVNLDGTKKKWLGSDLYYGINFSPDGNYVLVTTIERPFSYLVPYYRFPSKTTVYTKEGKKVETVVEVPLIEDLPKGFMAVRTGKRRFSWRNDKPATLYYAEALDKGDPENNVEYRDEIFELDAPFVQKGKSILKTVNRFSSIEWGNDNIAIAHDYWWDTRNTKSYLFNPSDAQQQPTILFDRNYQDRYSDPGNFVTEKNAMGSEILAIVNNTVFTIGDGHSKEGQYPFLDQYSLKTLKKKRIYQSNYTDKIEDLRNFDPKKGELLVRIESSTEYPNYFFRNVKKGQLTQLTAFENPFKSLQDVHKEVIHYQREDGVELSGTLYLPLGYDQNKKEKVPLIMWAYPREFKDKASAGQNTKNPNEFTYPYYGSMIYWVTRGYAILDDASFPIVGEGNNEPNDTFRTQLVADAKAAIDAIDNMGYIDRNRVAVGGHSYGAFMVANLLSHSNLFAAGIARSGAYNRTLTPFGFQSEQRNYWEAPEIYNSMSPFMHADKMNQPLLLIHGEADNNSGTYPMQSERYFNALKGLGATVRLVILPKESHGYSSKESILHLLWEQDQWLEKYVKNK, translated from the coding sequence ATGAAACAATTTATTTACCTCTTTCTATCCCTTTCAACACTTCATATAATGGCCCAAGAAAACCAAACCTACCAACAACCTCCTAAAGAAATTCTCGAACTAGTAGACGTACCAAGAGCTCCCTATGTATTACTCGATGAACAAAAGGAAAATATGGTATTGGTATATCGAAATGCCTACCAATCTATCGAAGAGTTATCAAAAGAAGAAATGCGCCTTGGTGGACTACGCATCGACCCGCAAACCAATATTGGAAGTCGAGTAAACTATTTTAACAATATTAAGCTTAAAAGAATTAACCAGAACAATGATGCACTAATTCAAGTTAAGGGACTCCCCTCTTCTCCAAAATTGACCAATTTTAGATGGTCTCCCAATCAAACAAAGCTTGCCTTGACCAACACGACTACTGATGGTGTTGAAGTTTGGGTCATTGACATTAAAACAGCTACAGCTTCTAAAATTACTGAAGCCAATATCAATGCTAACCTAAGAAGTTCCATCAATTGGTTTAAAGATGGAAAATCCCTATTAATCAAAGCAATAGCGAGTAACAAACTCCCGTTAATCAATACCAAAACAGCAGTCCCAACAGGACCAATTATTTCTATTAACGAAGGAAAAAAAGCTCAGAATAGAACCTACCAAGATTTATTAAAAAATAAAAATGATGAGCATAACTTTGAACAATTGGCTTTATCTGAACTCTATGTAGTTAACCTAGACGGTACAAAAAAGAAATGGTTGGGCAGTGATTTATATTATGGGATCAATTTTTCTCCTGATGGAAATTATGTACTTGTTACCACTATTGAAAGACCATTTTCATACCTTGTTCCTTATTATAGATTTCCTTCAAAAACAACTGTATATACTAAAGAAGGTAAAAAAGTTGAAACAGTTGTTGAAGTCCCCTTAATAGAAGATCTTCCCAAAGGATTTATGGCTGTTAGAACAGGAAAACGACGTTTTAGCTGGAGAAATGATAAACCAGCGACACTTTATTATGCTGAGGCTCTAGATAAAGGTGATCCGGAAAACAACGTTGAATATAGAGATGAAATTTTTGAATTAGATGCTCCATTTGTACAAAAGGGTAAATCTATACTCAAAACAGTAAACCGATTTAGCTCAATTGAGTGGGGGAATGATAACATAGCTATTGCACATGATTACTGGTGGGATACAAGAAATACTAAATCTTATCTTTTTAACCCATCAGACGCCCAACAACAACCGACTATTCTTTTTGATCGTAACTACCAAGATCGATACAGTGATCCTGGGAATTTTGTTACTGAGAAAAATGCTATGGGAAGTGAAATTTTAGCGATCGTTAATAATACTGTCTTTACCATTGGTGATGGCCATAGTAAAGAAGGACAATACCCATTCCTTGATCAATACAGCTTAAAGACGTTAAAAAAGAAACGAATTTATCAATCTAACTATACCGACAAAATAGAAGATTTAAGAAATTTTGACCCCAAAAAAGGAGAACTTTTAGTACGAATTGAATCTTCTACTGAATATCCTAACTACTTTTTTAGAAATGTTAAAAAAGGACAATTAACTCAATTAACAGCCTTTGAAAATCCATTTAAAAGCTTGCAAGATGTTCATAAGGAAGTCATTCACTACCAACGTGAGGACGGTGTTGAACTTTCTGGCACATTGTATTTACCACTTGGATATGACCAAAACAAAAAGGAAAAAGTTCCTTTAATAATGTGGGCTTATCCTAGAGAATTTAAAGATAAAGCTAGTGCAGGTCAAAATACCAAAAACCCAAATGAATTTACCTACCCTTATTATGGTTCAATGATTTATTGGGTAACTAGAGGATATGCCATTTTAGATGATGCCTCTTTCCCTATTGTTGGAGAAGGAAATAATGAACCTAATGATACGTTTAGAACTCAATTAGTTGCTGATGCAAAGGCTGCAATTGATGCTATTGATAATATGGGCTACATTGACAGAAACCGAGTAGCTGTAGGTGGCCATAGCTATGGTGCTTTTATGGTAGCTAACTTGCTTTCTCACTCTAATTTATTTGCTGCTGGTATTGCAAGAAGCGGGGCTTATAATAGAACATTAACTCCTTTTGGCTTTCAAAGTGAACAAAGAAACTACTGGGAAGCTCCTGAAATTTACAATTCTATGTCTCCTTTTATGCACGCAGATAAAATGAACCAACCTCTATTATTGATTCATGGAGAAGCTGATAATAACTCTGGAACTTACCCAATGCAAAGTGAACGTTACTTTAATGCATTAAAAGGACTAGGTGCTACGGTTAGATTAGTTATTCTTCCTAAGGAGAGCCATGGATACAGTTCTAAAGAGAGTATTCTTCACTTATTGTGGGAGCAAGATCAATGGCTTGAAAAATATGTAAAAAACAAATAA